The genomic interval AGGGCTTTGCCGATGCCGTCGTCGATCCGGCAGCAGGGGCCGCAGCTGTTTTGGCACGCAACGAGACGCTCAATCTCGATACCGAAATCGCGCGGCTTGAGATGGCCAACGCCATGAACATCAAGACGCCATACGTCATCGAGCATGGCTTTGGCGGTGTCGATGAAGCGCGGCTGGCGGCGTCGCTGGAAACGCTCAAGCTCTCGATGGGCCTCAAAGGCGCTGTGACGGCCGCCGATGTGTTTGACGCCCAGTATCTGCCGCCTGTTGAAGACCGCATGCTGCCATAGGCAGACCACCACACCGATCCTCCCCCTGAAAATCGGGGGAGGGCAGGGCGGTGATGACCGCTCGAATTTGCTCAAGCTGGAGTGCGGCCATGCCCCTCGTTTCAATTGAAAATGTCGATATGCGCTATGGCGGTCCGACGGGCACGCTGGCCGTCAGCGGGCTCAATCTGCGGATCGAGCGCGGCGAGTTCGTCGCCGTCGTCGGGCCCTCCGGATGCGGTAAATCCACTCTGATGAAGCTGACGACGGGGCTGCATATTCCCCAGACTGGCACGGTCATCGTGGGCAATCAGGAAGTGACGCGGCCGGTGTCGATTGTGGGCATGGCGTTTCAAAATCCCACCATGTTGCCGTGGCGGACGACGCTGGAAAACGTGCTGCTGCCGCTCGAAATTGTCGAGCGCCACCGCCATCGGTTGCGGGCGCACAAGAAGGAATATGTCGAGAAGGCCGAAGCGCTGCTTGAGACCGTGGGGCTCAAGGGGTTTGGCGACAAGTTTCCCTGGCAGCTATCGGGCGGCATGCAGCAGCGTGCTAATCTCTGCCGGGCGCTGATCCATGAACCGGAACTGCTGATGCTGGACGAGCCGTTCGGTGCGTTGGACGCCTTCACCCGAGAAGAACTCTGGTGCGTTATCCGCGATCTGCACGCCAGCCAGGACGTGACCATTGTGTTGGTGACGCATGACCTGCGCGAGAGTGTGTTCCTCGCCGACAAGGTGGTGGTGATGAGCGCTCGGCCGGGCCGCGTGCTGTCCGAGCATGTCGTGCCGTTCGAGCGGCCGCGCCAACTTGATCTGCTTTACGAGCCAGATTTCAACGCGATGGTGCAGGAACTGCACGGCGAGATTGCCAGCGCGAGGGCCGTCGCATGACCAATGTTGAAACCGTTACTGCGGTATCCGTCTTGCCGCCGAAGCCGGCGCTAAAGATCAACTGGATCCGGCTGGCGCCGCTGCTCTACACGATCGGGCTGTTCGTGATCTGGGAGATAGGCGTTCGCATTTCGGGGCTGCCGCATACCATTCTGCCGACGCCGAGCCGCATCTTTGAAGCGATCGTGCAGTATTGGTCCCCGATCTGGAAGAACTCGCTGCAGACGCTCTACACCACGGTGCTGGGCTTTATCATCGCGGTGGTCGCCGGGCTGGGGATTGGGCTTTTCATTGGCTGGTCAAAGACCATCTATGCCGGGCTCTATCCGATCATGATCGGGTTTAACGCCATTCCCAAAGTGGCGCTGGTGCCGATCCTGGTCATCTGGTTTGGCATTGGAACGGTGCCGGCCGTGCTGACGGCATTTCTGATTTCGTTCTTTCCCATCGTGGTCAATGTGGCGACGGGCCTCGCCACCATCGAGCCCGAAACCGAGGACGTGTTGCGGGCGCTAGGGGCCAAGAAACTCGACATCATGCTCAAGGTGGGTGTGCCGCGTTCGATGCCTTATTTCTTTGGATCGCTGAAGGTGGCGATCACGCTGGCATTCGTGGGCTCAGTGGTGAGCGAGACCGTCGCGTCCAATAATGGTCTGGGCAACATGATGGCGTCGGCGCAATCTAACTTCAATGTGCCGCTGGTGTTTGCCGGTCTGCTGATGCTCGCCGTCGAAGGCATCGCCATGTACGCTCTGATGGCGTGGCTGGAAAAGCGGATGACGGGCTGGGCGCATCGGTCGACGATGTCGAACTAGCCTCACGGCATTGTCAAAAGAGTTGATCGGCGTCCCGTGAACTTCGCACGGGGCGCCGGATTGTCCTTCCCATCAGACAAGAAGGACGAAGTCATGCCCCACATTGAAACACGCGATGGCACCAAGCTCTATGTCAAGGATTGGGGTGAAGGCCGCCCCGTTGTCCTGCTACATGGTTGGCCGTTGACGGCCGATAGCTGGGACGATGGCGCCGTTGCGCTGGCCGAGGCTGGCTATCGGGCAATTGCCTATGACCGCCGTGGCTTTGGTCGCTCCGATCAGCCGTGGAACGGCTATGACTATGACACGCTGACCGACGATCTGGCCGATGTGCTGGCCGCGACAGGCGCGCAGGATGCGGCGGTGATCGGGTTTTCAATGGGCGGTGGCGAGGTCGCGCGCTACATGTCGCGTCATGGCGGCAAGGGTGTCGTCAAGGCGGGGCTGATTTCCTCGGTCGTGCCCTATATGCCCAAGACCAGCGATAACCCTGACGGCACGCCGCAGGAGGTTTTCGATGGGATGACCGAGGGCATGAAGAAGGACCGGGCGCATTTCTTTGCCGGCTTCTTCAAGGATTTTTTTGGCGTCAGCATGCTCGACCATGCGGTGAGCCAGGAAGTGTTGAACTGGGCGTGGTTCCAGACCATGCATGCCGGGCTGCGCCCGACACTGGCCTGTGCGGCGGCATTTTCGAGCACTGACTTCCGGCCGGACCTGTCGGCGTTCAAGGTGCCAACGCTGATCGTGCATGGCACCGCCGACAAGACGGTGCCGATTGAGGCGGCTGGCCGCGCTGCGGCCAAGGGCATCGATCAGTCGCTGCTGATTGAATATGACGGCGCGCCGCACGGCCTGTTCGAGACGCACAAGCAGCGGTTGATCGACGATCTGCTGGTGTTTCTGCGCTAGACCCTAGAGCCCGATGGTCAGGTTCAGCCGATCCAGCACTGTACGGTCGGCTGGGTCGACCATACCCACAAGAAACCGGGTCACGATCTTGCGTGACTCAGGGGGGAGGGCCGCGATGGATGCCGTGATGCGGCTGGCCTGCGTTGCCGACAGGGTCGCGAAGAACTCTTTGCCCCTGGGTGTCGCGTGCAACAGGCGCTGGCGGCGATCAGAATGGCCGGTCTTTTGCTCGATGTAGCCATTGTCGATCAGCTGGCGCAGCACGCGCGCCAGGCTTTGCTTGGTGATCTTGAGGATATCGAGCAGATCGGCGACCGGCATACCGGGGCGCAGATTGACGAAATACAGCACCCGATGATGGGCGCGGCCGAAATCCTGCCGGCCGAGCAGGGCATCTGCATCGCCGGTGAAATCTCGATAGGCAAAGAAAAACAGTCCCATGATGTCGAGGGGCAGTTCGTCGCTGCCAGTTGGGGCGAAATTTATGTCAGCTATGTTGACATTTATTTGGTTCGCTGCCATTGTTTTCCCATCAGGACGCCGTTGATGTCTTATCCCCTAGCCTTTGTGGTTTGCCAAGGCCTTGAGCCTGGGGCATGATCGGCGCCAAACAGGTGACCGCGTAATCGCGGCATCGCAATTAGAGATGCGGGAGTGGACGATGGCAGGCGTGCCCATGGACCAGCGTGAAGGCTGGATCTGGTTTGACGGCGAATTCAAACCCTGGAAAGACGCAAAGATTCACGTGCTGACGCACGGGCTGCACTATGCCAGCTCGGTATTTGAAGGCGAACGCGCCTATGGCGGCGAAATCTTCAAGTCGCGCGAACACACCGAGCGGTTGATCCGTTCGGCCGCGACCCTGGACATGCCGTTCCCTTATTCGGTGGACGAGATCGAAGCAGCCAAGCGCCAGGTTCTGGAAAAGAACGGCCTCGTTGATGCCTATCTGCGTCCAGTCGCTTGGCGTGGCTCGGAAGAGCTGAGCGTTCCGGCGCGCAATAACAAGGTTCATGTGGCAATCGCTGCCTGGGTTTGGCCAAGCTATTTCTCGACCGAGGAAAAGCTCAAGGGCATCCGCCTTGAGTGGAGCCGCTGGAAGCGCCCGAGCCCGGAAACCATCCCGTCTTCGGCCAAGGCTGCCGGTCTTTACATGATCTGCACGCTGTCCAAGGACGCGGCGATGGCGAACGGTTATGCCGACGCGCTGATGCTGGACTATCGCGGCTATGTGGCGGAAGCCACCGGCGCGAACGTGTTCTTCATCAAGGGCAAGGACATCACGACGCCAACGCCGGATTGCTTCCTCAACGGCATCACACGGCAGACGCTGATCGAGCTGGCAAAGCGCAACGGTTACACAGTGACCGAGCGCCACATCATGCCAGAAGAACTCGGCCAGTTCGACGAGTGCTTCCTGACCGGTACCGCTGCTGAAGTGACGCCTGTCAGCGAGATCGGGGACTATAAATTCAAGCCGGCAGAGGGCTGCCGTACGCTAATCGATGCGTATAGCGCCGAAGTTCAGCCAAAGCGCGCTGCGGCTGAGTGAAGTTAAACTAGAGAATCAAGAAGCCGGGCAATGTGCCCGGCTTTTTTGTTTTTGGGGCACGTCATTTCTGCACAGCGTCACCACCCGACTTGTTCGGGTGGTCCATTCTTCCGCGCGATGGGAGAGGTGGATTGCCCGGACAAGCCGGGCAATGACGGCGGCGGAGAGATTGATTTCCATTTCTTGCCACCCTCGATCCACGAGGGCGTGCTTGGATCTATTCCCAACGCGCCTTGGCAACATCGTCCTCAGCTTTTGCCTCTACCCAATGGGTCCCCTTTGGTCCGGTTTCCTGTTTCCAGAACGGGGCGTCGGTTTTGAGGTAGTCGATCAGGAATTCGGCGCCCTTGAAGGCGGCGTCGCGGTGGGGGGAGAGTGTCATGACCTGAACGATAGGTTCGGCGGGGCCGAGCGTGCCGTAGCGGTGGATGACCGTGGCGGCGAGGAGGCCGAAACGGGCGGTGGCCTGCTCGACGATTGCCGTGAGCTGGTTGATGGCCAGTTCGGGATAGCATTCGAGCGTCAGCGCGGTGATCGGATCGTCGGGTTTGCTGCGGACGACGCCGGTGAAGGTCACGGCGGCGCCAGCGCCGTTGCTGGCGGCGAGGAAAGCGTTGGTTTCAGCGCCGGGATCGAACGGGTCTTTGGACACGCGAACGACCATCTTAGCCTCCGGTCATCGGGGGGAAGAATGCGACGACGCTGGCGCCGGTGATGGGCGTAGCGTGACTGACGAGCTTCGCGTCGACCGCCGATTTAATCAGGCTGCGCTTTTCGGTTGCGAGAGCGAAAGCTTCGTCGCGCGCGGATAGCCAGTCCATCAGGTCGGCGACTGTTACGATTTCAGATGGCGGCGACACGTCTTCTTCGCCGCGATTGAGGCGTTCGCGCAGC from Devosia sp. 2618 carries:
- a CDS encoding ABC transporter permease encodes the protein MTNVETVTAVSVLPPKPALKINWIRLAPLLYTIGLFVIWEIGVRISGLPHTILPTPSRIFEAIVQYWSPIWKNSLQTLYTTVLGFIIAVVAGLGIGLFIGWSKTIYAGLYPIMIGFNAIPKVALVPILVIWFGIGTVPAVLTAFLISFFPIVVNVATGLATIEPETEDVLRALGAKKLDIMLKVGVPRSMPYFFGSLKVAITLAFVGSVVSETVASNNGLGNMMASAQSNFNVPLVFAGLLMLAVEGIAMYALMAWLEKRMTGWAHRSTMSN
- a CDS encoding branched-chain amino acid aminotransferase, whose amino-acid sequence is MAGVPMDQREGWIWFDGEFKPWKDAKIHVLTHGLHYASSVFEGERAYGGEIFKSREHTERLIRSAATLDMPFPYSVDEIEAAKRQVLEKNGLVDAYLRPVAWRGSEELSVPARNNKVHVAIAAWVWPSYFSTEEKLKGIRLEWSRWKRPSPETIPSSAKAAGLYMICTLSKDAAMANGYADALMLDYRGYVAEATGANVFFIKGKDITTPTPDCFLNGITRQTLIELAKRNGYTVTERHIMPEELGQFDECFLTGTAAEVTPVSEIGDYKFKPAEGCRTLIDAYSAEVQPKRAAAE
- a CDS encoding alpha/beta hydrolase, translating into MPHIETRDGTKLYVKDWGEGRPVVLLHGWPLTADSWDDGAVALAEAGYRAIAYDRRGFGRSDQPWNGYDYDTLTDDLADVLAATGAQDAAVIGFSMGGGEVARYMSRHGGKGVVKAGLISSVVPYMPKTSDNPDGTPQEVFDGMTEGMKKDRAHFFAGFFKDFFGVSMLDHAVSQEVLNWAWFQTMHAGLRPTLACAAAFSSTDFRPDLSAFKVPTLIVHGTADKTVPIEAAGRAAAKGIDQSLLIEYDGAPHGLFETHKQRLIDDLLVFLR
- a CDS encoding ABC transporter ATP-binding protein — encoded protein: MRYGGPTGTLAVSGLNLRIERGEFVAVVGPSGCGKSTLMKLTTGLHIPQTGTVIVGNQEVTRPVSIVGMAFQNPTMLPWRTTLENVLLPLEIVERHRHRLRAHKKEYVEKAEALLETVGLKGFGDKFPWQLSGGMQQRANLCRALIHEPELLMLDEPFGALDAFTREELWCVIRDLHASQDVTIVLVTHDLRESVFLADKVVVMSARPGRVLSEHVVPFERPRQLDLLYEPDFNAMVQELHGEIASARAVA
- a CDS encoding molybdenum cofactor biosynthesis protein MoaE produces the protein MVVRVSKDPFDPGAETNAFLAASNGAGAAVTFTGVVRSKPDDPITALTLECYPELAINQLTAIVEQATARFGLLAATVIHRYGTLGPAEPIVQVMTLSPHRDAAFKGAEFLIDYLKTDAPFWKQETGPKGTHWVEAKAEDDVAKARWE
- the moaD gene encoding molybdopterin converting factor subunit 1; its protein translation is MKILYFAWLRERLNRGEEDVSPPSEIVTVADLMDWLSARDEAFALATEKRSLIKSAVDAKLVSHATPITGASVVAFFPPMTGG
- a CDS encoding MarR family transcriptional regulator encodes the protein MAANQINVNIADINFAPTGSDELPLDIMGLFFFAYRDFTGDADALLGRQDFGRAHHRVLYFVNLRPGMPVADLLDILKITKQSLARVLRQLIDNGYIEQKTGHSDRRQRLLHATPRGKEFFATLSATQASRITASIAALPPESRKIVTRFLVGMVDPADRTVLDRLNLTIGL